The window GCAGGAAAAAGGTCtctcgccagtgtgggttattgtgtGTATTTTCAAGTTGCCCTTCAGGGTGAATCTTTGActacaaattgagcaggaaaagggtttctcgccagtgtgggttcttgcgtggcATTTTAAGTGCTGCCTTTGCGTGAACGTTTGCCCACACACGGAGCAGCAAAAGATTTTATctcccgtgtgggttcttgtgtggccttcCAAGTGTTGCTTTTGAGTGAATCTTtggccacaaactgagcagcaAAAAGGTTTTTCGCCACTATGGGTTCTAATGTGTTTTTTCAAATTGGACTTATTAGTCAGTATTTccccacactgagagcatttgcagagtttgtcatCGGCATCTGGCAACTGCGGCGCGATGTCGTCGCTAACTGGTGGAGGAGCGATGACGTCGTCTTCTTGCAATCCCTCTGTTGAGCTGCTGGGAAGCTCCGCCGCTCCATTCACCTCAGTGAGACCATCTTCTTCAACGTAAGGTAGCTTTTCTTCCTCCTTTGTGATTGgaagtttctcttttctcttttgctgttgagggggctctggctcctcctcttttaaTTGGTAGAGCTCAATTATTTGCTCTTTAACACCAGGGGATTCGGACTCCTGGGAATCAGTGACAAGATATTTCTTGAAACctgcaaaacaataaaaacatattttatggaCCGTCTATCCCAATATGGCATGTCGTTTCCATGAAAACGGTAGTCATCTAGACAtctaatcattaataaggggagtatTTAGCCGAGGTAGAAAGGTACTGAagaaagaatcttgaaacatgaatagtggttgttgtgagacagccaataagagcccagtagagggtagcaaggttttaaagtgagaatcaatgcatctgatgacaatattttcaaaataaaataacggataaggacatgcatttactttttgaggaattttgtaacttggatctttttcgtatatcgagtcactcatttgcagataaaaaaaattgtaacctaaaaaaatcataaatcgaaattcattcgtaagtagaggtatgactgtatttgatttgaaaaaaatgcttgagCCGACCTTTCATGCGTGCGGACTCTTCGATCTCCTCGTCCTTGATGAACAGCGACTATTCTTTCTCGTCTTTGATGGGTGGAGGCTCCGGAGGCCGAGTTTGGCCAATATCTGCAAAACCAGCAAAACACAAATCATATTTGTTCCTTTGCAAACCCATGTTTTCAAAACTCATCCAATTtggcatttatttatattaaaataaagtcATGACCCACTTAGCGAAAGAGCCAACTCATAAACAATCCAAGTTAGCAAACATCTTTACGTAAAATTTTCATCCCAGAATGCCAAAattcacattaaaaaatgtgaaatttcaaAAACCCATGTTATAAATTGTGGAATTTCAAAagttcaagttacaaaatgtgtcatttaaaaaatacaaataatcgGGGCTTGACTTCCCCAGAAATGTGAATTCTcttgtcatattttattttgaaattcgaGAGTGAGGAGGTGTTGCAGATCAATGTCTAAATACTTTCCCAtgtattttttcacaaaaaGCTTGTTTCTGAGTTATTTTTAccctgaaaatgtttttttttgtgaaatatacCAACGCCTATGACTAAAGAAccgaaaaaaatagaaaagattaGTTTAATATTGCTTTTGGTAGGTTCTATATTATTACAGTCACAGCATAAAGTACTATGTGGAATTTAAAAGATGATTAGCAATCTTTAAAAATTGCTGTCAAAGAATAAATTGGTAAAGAAAACTATAGCTCTATAATTAATACTTTATATATTTGAAGGAATCATCTTTTAAGAAACGTTTACTGGGGAGAGAGagaataaacacaaaatgtggctaaaatagaaaacgaataaacaagaaaagcaccttttgcaaACAGTCGCGACTTGGTGACGTCATGTTCTTAGTGTGAGTGTATTTTTTGAGGTCGCCTGCTCGAATTGTTTATTTTGCGTACATTTGCAACATGGTAGGAActgatgaaaaaaatcacatattcACAAATTGTaacaaaaacacaggaaaagtcAACTCACCTGACATTTTCGGGCTTGATATTTGCTTGCTAGACGAAGCGTTAATTTCAAGATTCTTATTTCCTCTCTTTGCTAGCAGCTAAACTCGGCTAGGCTAAACTAAGCACGCCAAAAATATCAACGTTAATCTAAACGACTCGAGATTAAAACGATTTTTTGAGTGTGTTCTCGGATGGATTTCACCCACTTTTTATTGGATTTGTCATACGGCtaagaagtgattaaaaaattgaGGAAATCCTTTTCCAAAAGGACAGCAAGCGCCGTTCGACAGCAAATGGACGAAACGGCGAGTGGTGATGACGTCGTATACAAGCGGCGAAGATTTTGCCTTCAgacgggaaaaacataaaaaagagaaaagaaaaaatgaatagaaattcaAAACATATTGCAGAAACTTGTGTGAATTATTAACCTTTTctccaatggaaaaaatattaacagATAAGAACAAGATAATAactaaatcatttaatatataaaTGCAATTAGGGTATAAGCACTATACTATAGAGACACAAAGTATTTGCCAGGTTTAAcagtattaaaattaaaataattttcatgtatacaaaaaacaaatttatgaTACGAGTATCAGGATTAATTGATATGCCATTTAGTTATACGTAGTACTATCCTattaatattagattttttttacatatttataagaaaaatacgtgaagccaaacaatatataAAGGGGACTCGTGGAAAGCAACATACATCATAGATCAATTTCTAAATAGAAATTTTGAATAAACCTTATGAACTATAATAACACCCTTTTTTATTCcgttaaaaaacacaacatttcgAAGCTTATCGACAAAAAGCAGCGATTCCGACACAATGTGTCccccattatttattattttaaccccaaaatgttcaaatacaaattgaataatatTCGTGAAGCATCTTATTTTGAACGGAAAGTTGTCATTACGGGAAACTGTCTTTCCCATAATGCAACCCTGACCGGAAATGCGAGAAAAAAGATGGCCAAATAGGCAGTTCTTAGTCTgcgaatatttgtcttttttcccgACTAATTTGTCGTTTAATTTCAGTCACTTAACTAAACCGAAGTATTGACGACGTTTCTAGCATTATTCACTTTACGGATTCAACATCAgtcatccatcttaaaactgtgcgactttatttagcttagcttagcttcgCTAGCTAGCTGCTATCAACAAAACCAGGCGTCTCCATCAACACGTCGTCAAAAAAGCCGAATTCAAGCGAGGGAAATGGCTGccattacaacaacaacaacaacaacaacaacaacaaagttccaggaggaactttttgacgtaaaagaGGACCTTACACGTCACCATCACCACATTGATTGCAAATTGATGAAAGGGAAAGTTATTCTTCACaaactagaaggtgggttcacttttgatCAGGTGTGCcatgggaaattgcaagaagtcatataatgtaatattcagagagaaaaatgaacatgaatataacgagattaaaatagtttttttttaaccaggtttaaataaaaatatgatgaatgttaaattatagttTATACTATTACAAAATTCAACCATGAATCAGtccttttgttgcttatttttctctaacatgaactggaagttgtttgtgtgagcacaacatttctTTGCGTAAAATtagatttaaataatattttgggaaaagtcataaaattatgcgattaaaaacattacattacttatttttgcatcactcaaacTGGAAGCTGTTCAGTgatattaggtcagtgtgaaaaaattgattttagaataattttggaggtttatgtgatgaataacaataaatgaaaaggataaaatatttcaaataatcaACATAATCTGAATGTCACAACTACtttgtctttaaattgtgtactggatgactggatcaaacctaaaacatgacttttctggcatatatTATTGGGAAATAATCAACCATGCTGTGATAATAAActtgtaaaagtaagaaaaaaatattcccattTTCGACTTCATCTAGTGATACAtatctttttgtctttgcaggtttcagggaaaatcttagtcctgatgggcaagagtttgttggccttaaagagctcccccaaatcaaagaggaggagccagagtcccctcaacaacaaatgagagaagagcaacttccaatccaaaaggaggaagatgatgtcacctggtcacctggtgaggCCTTGACAAGGCAAGATAATCTGGGCGTAGCCAGCGGAGGTgcagagcctgcaaacacctcaacatggcccctaattaaagaggaggagccagagttctctcaacaaacaatgatagatgagcaacttccaatcaaaaatgaggaagattatgtcacctggtcacctggtgagtcCGTGAAGTGCGATGATCTGGGGGTGGCCAGCGTAGGGGTGGAGCTTGAAAACGCCTCAACTTGGCTCCAAATtatagaggaggaggagccaaagatccctcaacagtgcaaaagagaagagcaacctccaatcaaaaacgaggaatgtgtcaaatggtcgactggtgagcctttcaagagtgaagatgatctggacgtggccaacagaggggcggagccgctgagtggcagctcaacagaaggatggcgagcagaaaatgtaattgctcctttatcagatggcgatgacttgctttttgacaatgatgatgatgatgttgagaaatatcccagtggcgacagactgtgcaaatgctttcagtgtgggaaaacttttgtgAAAAAGTCtcatttgaaaacacatatgacgagccacactggggagaaacccttatcatgtacagtttgtggtaaaacatttacacacaagggaaaatttaaaatgcacacaagaacccacatgggtgacaaaccattttcatgctcagtttgtggtcaagcattcacacacaagggaagcttaaaaagacacgtaataacccacactggtgaaaaaccattttcgtgttcagtttgtggtcgaagattca is drawn from Stigmatopora argus isolate UIUO_Sarg chromosome 20, RoL_Sarg_1.0, whole genome shotgun sequence and contains these coding sequences:
- the LOC144065625 gene encoding uncharacterized protein LOC144065625 — translated: MKGFKKYLVTDSQESESPGVKEQIIELYQLKEEEPEPPQQQKRKEKLPITKEEEKLPYVEEDGLTEVNGAAELPSSSTEGLQEDDVIAPPPVSDDIAPQLPDADDKLCKCSQCGEILTNKSNLKKHIRTHSGEKPFCCSVCGQRFTQKQHLEGHTRTHTGDKIFCCSVCGQTFTQRQHLKCHARTHTGEKPFSCSICSQRFTLKGNLKIHTITHTGERPFSCSLCGQGFTRSQLLKSHARTHTGEKTFCCLICGQRYSHKNSLKIHTTTHTGEKPFSCSVCGQGFTRGQLLKSHVRTHTGEKPFACPVCGQRFCHKNNLKRHTRTHT
- the LOC144065575 gene encoding uncharacterized protein LOC144065575 — encoded protein: MAAITTTTTTTTTTKFQEELFDVKEDLTRHHHHIDCKLMKGKVILHKLEGFRENLSPDGQEFVGLKELPQIKEEEPESPQQQMREEQLPIQKEEDDVTWSPGEALTRQDNLGVASGGAEPANTSTWPLIKEEEPEFSQQTMIDEQLPIKNEEDYVTWSPGESVKCDDLGVASVGVELENASTWLQIIEEEEPKIPQQCKREEQPPIKNEECVKWSTGEPFKSEDDLDVANRGAEPLSGSSTEGWRAENVIAPLSDGDDLLFDNDDDDVEKYPSGDRLCKCFQCGKTFVKKSHLKTHMTSHTGEKPLSCTVCGKTFTHKGKFKMHTRTHMGDKPFSCSVCGQAFTHKGSLKRHVITHTGEKPFSCSVCGRRFTQKGSLDSHARTHTGEKPFSCSVCGRRFTQKGSLNSHARSHIGEKPLSCSVCRQAFTHKGNLIRHERIHTSEKPFSCSICGHAFSQQQHLKRHTRTHTGEKPFSCSVCGQRFTEKGSLITHARTHTGEKQFSCSVCGHRFTQKGSLNSHARTHTGEKPFSCSVCGQRFTQKGSLNSHARTHR